From the Lactobacillus sp. PV034 genome, the window CATGATACTTTGCTCTAATCTTCTTAAAAGTGTATCAGCATCATATTGTACATCGCCTGTACTATTAATTTGAATAGCTCCTTTATCAATATTCACATTTGTGCTATTAGAATTACCACCATTTACAACAGAAGAGTGGTAACTTGATGGTGTAATGCTTTCAGCATTTAAAGAGCTTGTTCCAATACCTGTATTACCAGTGAGGCTTGCTCCTTGCCCAACTATACCGATATTTGCTTGAGACCCATCAATATTAGTAATTGCATCAGCAACATTATTAACAGCTCCAAGAGCACGTTGAAACCCTGTTGCTAATTCGTCTCCAGGACTAGAAACAGCAAAATCCATTCCCATTGTTGGATTCATAGTAGTAGCTGCATCTACAACACCTTGTGCCATAGAACCTGCCGCATTTGCTGCCTTGTTTGCATCATGATTTAATCCAATGATTAAACCTTGATCAAACCAACGCCCATATTGCTTCATTAATCTTGATGGAGAACCAATATGTAAAGCACCTTTAACAGCTCCAACAACTTTAGATGCAACGCTTTGAGCTGCACTCACTGCAGCTCCTACCATCGACTTAATACCATTAATTAAACCTTTAATCAGGTCAGCACCAGCTGATACCATTTGACCTGCCATATTTCTTGCAGCACTTACGGCTCTACTAATTCCACTTCGCACAGAACTAACAACATTATTCATAGCGCCTCTGATAGCTGACACCATCATTTGACCTGCAGCTATAAACATTGAAACCATGGCCATTGCTCCAACTCCTACCATCATTAAAGCGGAAGAAACCATCATTAGAGCAGCAGCCACAACCATTAATCCAACGGCTAATACCATAACTGCTACATCAAGCATCATGATTCCAACGGCTGCAATCATTGCAAAAACCATGATTAGCATTAAAGAAACACCTAGCATCATAATTCCTACTGCTGCAACCATGGCAAAGACCATTAATAGCATCAAGCCTACGCCCATCAGCATAAGACCTACTGCTGCAACTAGTGCGAATACACCTACAAGCATTATTCCAACACCCAGCATAATCATTCCTACTGCTGCAATAAGTACAAACACAGCAACTAATGCTAAACCAACACCCAGCAATAAAATTCCGACCGCAGCTACTAGGGCTGCAACTGCGACAAGCGTTAAACCTACTGCAAAGACAATTGCCCCCACACCAGCTATAGCTAATCCAATAGCCAATGCAACTAATGCCACTGCAAGAGCAATAATACCAATGGCTGCAACAACTGCACCAATTCCAAAGATAGCAATAGCAACAGCCAATGCAATAATTGCTAAGGCTGCCATAAGACCATATTGCGCAATTGTTGGTAATTGAGTTGCCAACAATGTCAAACCTACAGCTGCAATGGCGACTGCTAATACTACTAGAAGGATTCCTGCACCAAGAATAAAGAATCCAATTGCTCCAACTACAAGAGCTGGACCTAATGCAGAAACTAATACTGCTAATAAGGCAATTGCTATTCCAATTCCTAAAAGAACCGCAATAGCACCTCCTCCTGCGCTTGCTAATTTAATAGCAGCATTAGTGATTATTGTTAGCCCCGCTCCAACTAAAATTAATGCGGCTCCAAGGATAGCAAAACCAATAGCACCACCTATCATGCCTGCTCCTAAGGTTTTCACTAATACTGCTAATAGTGCAATCGCTGCAATCATTCCAAAGAACACTGCAATAGCTGCTCCACCAGCACTAGCTAATTTACTTGCTGCATCAGCCATCTGTTTGAAGCCAACTCCTGCTAATGCAACTCCTGCTCCCACAAACATTAAGGCAGCGCCTAACTTCATATAGGCACTAGCATTCTTAGCTATATTGCTTGATTTTTGCATCTTAGGTTCTTCTATTTCAGGAGTTTTAAGTTTCGGCATTTTTAGTTTTTTAAGTTTACCAAATGCATCGGCAACTCCACTTATACCTTTAGCAATACTTGTTGCTGCTTTCCACATTGCAAAAGCAACAGCTAATGCTGTAATAGCTGTTGCTAAAGCATTTAATGTTCCTGGATCAAGTTTATTTAATGCATTTAATCCTGCTACTACAGCACCTAATACTAGACCTTTAGTACCTGTTTTTAATACTGCAAAAGCGACTCCTAAAACTTGTAAAGTTGATGGGTCTATTTTTCCAATTGCAGTTGCCATTGAGCCAATAGCCTTAGCTATACCACTAATAGCACCTCCGCTTATTTTTCCCAATTGACTGAATAGCCCATTTTTACCTTTACCACTTATTTTTCCAAAGCTATCTCCTAAAGATTTAACCGCTTCACCTATCTTGCTAAACATTCCTTTAATCGATGAAAGTGCTCCACTTTCTTTAAATCCGCTAAACAAATCTTGAATTGCTTGTTTTGCAGTTTTAACAGCAGGAACTATATAAGAATTAATAACTTTAATTAATCCATCTGCCATTCCACTAAAATTGATATTTCCTAGTGAATCCGTAAGTTTTGACACTGCTTTAATACCATATTGACTAATTTTATCGAACGCCGGTTGCAAGCTATTCGCAAGCGTTTCTTTCAATCCATCGACAGCTTGTCCCACTGTCTTAAATTGTGTAGCCATTTTAGAGAAGTTCGCATTATTACCAGTTTTAGCTATTGCATCAAATAAATCCTGAGTTTTAACTTTTCCATCTTGTACATCCTTAATAAGTTGCTGAGTACTTTTACCCATTGATTTTGCCACAGCAGCAATACCAGCTGGGGTCTGTTCAAGCATCAGCTTAAAGTCTTGCCATTGTACTTTAGGCTTAGCAGCCATTTGGGTAGCTTGTTCTGATAAGGTCTTCATCGCTTGTTTGGGATTATTCGATGCTGCTGCTAATCCACCAAAGCCCTTAACCAATTGAGTAGTGTTTTTTGTTCCTACAGCAGCTAACTGAGCATAAGTAGAAGCCATATCTGAGGCACTATAAATTGTCTGTTGAGCAAATTGCTGCATTGACTTTTTAGCAGAAGCAATTTGAGCTGGTGATTTTCCTAATTGACGCATATTTCCATCAAATGTTTGCCATGAAGTGCTTGCTTCATTTAATTCATCAATCATTGAACGAATACCATTACCTGCTGCTCCCATAGCATTGGTAACGATTCCTCCAACAACATTAGCACCTAACATAGATTTAAAAAATCCATTACTACTTGATGTACCACTAGATAATTTAGTTTTTAAATGATCAAAACCGCTTTGTGATTTTTCAAGTCCACTTGATAACTTATTTAAGGCGCCACTAAATGCATCATTAATTTTTATAGTAGTAGTTATTGTTGACAATTATTTACCTCCTCTCTATTTTTTCTAGATAGCAAAAAGAGAAAGACCTTCTAAATATGCTTAGAATGTGCCTTTCTCTTTGCTTTTTTCTCTTCTTTTGCTTCATTTTTTTGGCGAACTTCGATAGATGCTATCACTAATGCTTTTTCTCTCATACTCATCTTTGCCCATTCGCTAGGCTTCCAATGGTATTCGTTTAACACGTAATGATAAACAGGAAAATCATCTATCGAGTTCTCAATTAGTTTTTTGCTTCTTCTACATCATCATCTAAAGATTCATTTAAACCAGATAAATCCATTACTTTTTCGGATAATTTGTTATATTCTCCAGCAGTAAGCATACGACCAAGAACTTTTTCAGGTTCTCCAAGCGCACCCCAAGACTTTTGTAATTCAGCATTACGTAAATCAGGAGAAACAACACTAGCCACAATTACTTCACTGGCAAACTTATTCTGGTCAGTTTGTTGTTCATACTGATGCGTCTTTTTATTCAAAACTCGTTTAGTCGCAAGTGATCTAATTTCAGTTACATCTTCACCACTTAATCCTTTAATCTTGAATGGTGACTTAAATCTCTTAAATTTAATTTCTTCTTCTTGATTAGCACTTTCAACGTTTTCTCTCAAAAAATCTGTTACATTAGTCATAATATTTTTTCCTCGTTCTTTCTATTCTAAGCCGTCAAAAGCTTGGATTACTTGGCTTCCTTCAAAAGTAAAGTCTGATTCCCATTCCATAACACCATCGTCTGCTTCAAAGTCCGCAATGTTGATGTCATCAAGGTTAACTTCAGTAAGCATAACTACTTGTTTACCAGTCTTTGATGTCTTATCTTCAATAGTCAAAGTGGCAGTGAAATATAAGTCAGAGCCGTCATTAACGTAAGGAATAGCCTTTTGAAGCCAAAGTGAGTTAACTAAGTAACCACCAAGTGTACCAGTGCCTTCAATAGAAGTAGTCTTCTTACGTTTAACATGTGAACCTAAGGTTTGAACATCTTCCTTGTTCTTTTCCCATTTTGCCGTGAACTTATTACATTCCATTACTTTGTAAACTTGTCCATCAATTTCTACTGTTAAAGTTGCATCTTTGGTAGAAATTGCATCTCTACCATTCATAAATTCTTGTACAGCCATTATATTCTAGCTCCTCTCTATCTCACTACTAATGTCATGTAAAGTTTTTCCATTGAATCAACTGGAATAACAGCAATATTAACCAAAATTGAATCACTATCATTACCTTTTTCAACAACAACATCAGCATTATCAAAACTTTGGATAATACCGTTTTGTTGAAGGTTAGATAAGTAAGCAATTCTATTAGCCTTAAACAAATCACGACCATTAGCGTCATTTCCAACCTTCCCTAAAAAGGTTTGTTCGAAAACATCCACAGAATTAGTGCAAATATCATCAATAGTTCTAATTACACGATTCTTACTAAATTCTTTTGGTCGATCAGCTGTGAACTTAGTTAGGGAATTAATATCCTGCTCAACTACTACTCTTTGTCCAGGGCGTGTTGTAAATACAATTTGACCTGCATTTAGAGCATTAATAGTCTTTTCATTATTAAGTTTTGGAGATGCTTCCATAGCATCTGAAACAGTGTAGTAAGTTAATGATGTACCAGCATCTGCAGAAGCACTTACTCCAGCAAAGAAGGCAGCAGCATTAGTAGTATCAATAATTCTTCCATCACTTTCGACGAATCCATTACCTACAACTGAAACACCTTCATAGTTATAGGTCGTAGTGCTATCGTCTCCAGGAACAACTGCACGAACTTTAATTCCCTCATCTTCTCTTAAACGCTTTACAGCTTCCACTAATAAAGCATGGATATTACTCTTAGTATCAATACCTCCAGTTGTAACAACGCTATAATTTTCATTTTCAAGGGCATCATTTAATAAATCTGTAACTTCTACTTTATTAGTGATACCATCTGATAATTTAATTGAAATTGCACTTGTAGGAAGAACTGGATTATCTACTGGAGTTGCAGTAACAAAATCATTAGAAAACTTTTCAATATCAGTTGCAGTAATTATACGTTGATCAACAATCGAAGCGCCAAATAAAGTAGTAACAGTAGCTTTTGTCGGCATTGCCCCATTTACAACAATCTCTGGCTCAATTGATACTGAAATATCATTGCCTTTAAGGCCTGGATAATTAGCAGTGAAATTAAAAGGACTATTTTCAGCTGTTCCTTTAGCCGCTTCTCCACCATTAGGGTTTAAAAAAAGCACTGTTTCAGCTCCCTTAAGAGCTTCTTTCAGTGCTAATAATTGTTCATTATCCAAATCTGTACCAAGCTTTGCTTTAAAATTAGATCCACTGGTTAGTGAAATTATTCCCTTTGCTCCCCAATCTAGAGATGCATCACTAATCATTAGTAATCTTCCAACGCTTGATTCACTAGTTGCATCACCAGTTCCTTTAACATTGACGTAAGCACCAGGTCGGCGCTTATTTTGTGCTTTCCATGTTCCAGCCATTTAAATACCTCCTTTAAAGTTTTTGATTGCTTTCTTAGCTTCATCAAGTGTATAGGTTTTACTATTATCTAAAACGATTTTTAAAATGTCACGCTCTGTAATAGTAAAAACACTACTATTCACAAGATTTTCTTTAGAATATTTTGGTGTGTCTAGTTTTATGTCAGGCTTTTTTGCTTTTGGCATTTAAATCCATCCTTTCTTGTAGAATATTATTATTTTGTTTTGCAGCTCGTATAAACACATCAAAGGTTAATATAACTGTCTTTTCATCTGTATTCTGAACTAGTTCTTTGTTCCTGATACTTGCATAATTTTTAATTTCAGTAAATGAATTTAGTAAACTCTCGCTAACTTTTTCAATCTGTACATTATTTTCTGCAAAAAAAACAATTTCATAACCGTATAAACGGTCTTGTATTTCATTTAGTCTTGGAGTTACTCGTGTTGTAGTACGAGCGATATAGAAGCTTGGAACGTTAAAACCACTAGCTTGATTTTCCGAGTAAATCGTATAATCAGGAAAAATATCCGCTATTTGATTTGCTATTCTTTCCGTTAAATCAATCATCAAATAAATCCCTCATTACTTTAGCAACTTCTGGATCTAATAATCTAGGTATTTGTCCTTCTATTTGACCCATTGATTTGTGCATAAAGAAATGTCCAGCTACCCATGATGCTTTTAAACGCTTATGAATAGCTGGAACATATCGTCCTGGGGTTTGTCTATGTCCCAATTCCACAAAAGAAGCATATTCAGCATTATTAGTCAGTCTAATAGTCCAACCGCCGGCTCCAAAACCAGGGCCATCTGCTGTCCACGATCGACGGAGATTTCCTTCATCAACAGGAGTATTACTTTTTAAAATTCTTAAGCTCTGTTCTCCAATACGCTTGGTTGACTTACTTATTTTTTGTTTTAATCCTCCTGAATTTATTTGTCCTTCTACTTTCTTTGCGAATTCTTGGAATTGAGCATCGTCTACCTCTCCTAAACTCATGCTTTTTCATCCCTTACCATAGCTAACTCTTGATGACTGTAATAACCTGTATATCCTCTACTCGAACGCTTGTATCTAACAGTGTTACCATTCTGATCAGTGACTACTATAACTGCCCCAGCTGGTATATTAATTCCATTACGAATAAGCAGTTTTGCATCGTATTGATCTGTATCAAAAAACGTTTGATTCCCAGCTTTTGTTGAATTAACAATTACTTTAGCAGGTTCATCTTCTACGATGGTTACTTCTTCGTTATTAGTAATTGCTCCATGTTTAACGGGCTTTGTACCAATAACTGTAACCTTATCCCTCCAAAGTAACGATATTGCCTGTTTTAGTCCTTCAAACATACTCATTAGAACTTAACTCGTCTGAAATTATTAAGAATGTTAACAAAATCATCACTAATTGTATTAATACCTCGTAATGAAGCATATATCTCTGAAACAGGCTTAAAGGAAACAGAGGTATCGCCCTCATTAAGGCTCTGTACGTCATTATTTCGCTCGTCAATTGGTTTTAACCATTTATGAGTATCAATAATTTGTACGCACAGACTAACAATTGTGCCATCTAATACCGGTGGTAGTTCTTCAATTGGAACATTCAGATAATTTGAAACGTCAAATATTACTTTTTCTAGCGTGAAGTTGATAACTGATCTGGTATATTCAGAATTTTCTTTTGGATTATCAGCATCTACGCCGATTAACAAGTTAACCTTTGATAAAACGTCATCATATCTTACAAAATCTTTCATATAACTCACTCCTATTTAATTAGAGCAAGCAATTCATCTTTTTTAGCGCTGTTATCGTAAGAAATACCATTAGCATCAAGATAATTCTTGATTTCAGCTACTGTATTAGCTGCTGTAGGCTTATCTTTACTTACTCGCATCTTTCTTTGCATCATCATTTGGAGTAGCTACCTTATCAGCGACTACAAATTCAATACCTGCTGACTTAGTTTGAAGTAAATTAACATCATCATAGGATTGTTCGTAGTAAACATAGTTACCAGAAGTTATAGCGGTAGGTGCATCAAATCCAACAAATGAATATTTTTCAGGTGCAACTTGAACACCATTGTAAATCAATAACATTTGAATTTGTTTAGCATCTGCAACTTCTTTAGACCCAATTTCAAAATCAAATTTAGTTTGCATTAAATTGCTTGGTACAACTTTAATAGTTACTTGATCTAAGCTATGAACAGTACGAGTAATATTACCAGGATCACTAATAACAATTTGACGATTCATAGCATCCGCACGCTTCAAAATTCCATTAACAACTGGATTTACATAAAGAATACGGTTGTTAGATGGAATAGATGCTTCATCAAAGTTAGTCATCATATCATCAAATGCTTGTAAGATATTCTTTTCATCTAAAGTATCAGTGTGAATACCTTTAGTGCCATCTAAATTTTGCTTTTCTAAAAACAAGTGTGAATACATGTAGCGGTCCTTTTCAGGCATCTTTTCAGTCAAATTAAACTGACGAGTGATGTTAGCAATTGAAACGACCATATTAGTTTCATCCACATCTGATGGATCTACCAAAGTTGACCAGTAACGTTCATTTTTCACTTCGTATGAAT encodes:
- a CDS encoding tape measure protein yields the protein MSTITTTIKINDAFSGALNKLSSGLEKSQSGFDHLKTKLSSGTSSSNGFFKSMLGANVVGGIVTNAMGAAGNGIRSMIDELNEASTSWQTFDGNMRQLGKSPAQIASAKKSMQQFAQQTIYSASDMASTYAQLAAVGTKNTTQLVKGFGGLAAASNNPKQAMKTLSEQATQMAAKPKVQWQDFKLMLEQTPAGIAAVAKSMGKSTQQLIKDVQDGKVKTQDLFDAIAKTGNNANFSKMATQFKTVGQAVDGLKETLANSLQPAFDKISQYGIKAVSKLTDSLGNINFSGMADGLIKVINSYIVPAVKTAKQAIQDLFSGFKESGALSSIKGMFSKIGEAVKSLGDSFGKISGKGKNGLFSQLGKISGGAISGIAKAIGSMATAIGKIDPSTLQVLGVAFAVLKTGTKGLVLGAVVAGLNALNKLDPGTLNALATAITALAVAFAMWKAATSIAKGISGVADAFGKLKKLKMPKLKTPEIEEPKMQKSSNIAKNASAYMKLGAALMFVGAGVALAGVGFKQMADAASKLASAGGAAIAVFFGMIAAIALLAVLVKTLGAGMIGGAIGFAILGAALILVGAGLTIITNAAIKLASAGGGAIAVLLGIGIAIALLAVLVSALGPALVVGAIGFFILGAGILLVVLAVAIAAVGLTLLATQLPTIAQYGLMAALAIIALAVAIAIFGIGAVVAAIGIIALAVALVALAIGLAIAGVGAIVFAVGLTLVAVAALVAAVGILLLGVGLALVAVFVLIAAVGMIMLGVGIMLVGVFALVAAVGLMLMGVGLMLLMVFAMVAAVGIMMLGVSLMLIMVFAMIAAVGIMMLDVAVMVLAVGLMVVAAALMMVSSALMMVGVGAMAMVSMFIAAGQMMVSAIRGAMNNVVSSVRSGISRAVSAARNMAGQMVSAGADLIKGLINGIKSMVGAAVSAAQSVASKVVGAVKGALHIGSPSRLMKQYGRWFDQGLIIGLNHDANKAANAAGSMAQGVVDAATTMNPTMGMDFAVSSPGDELATGFQRALGAVNNVADAITNIDGSQANIGIVGQGASLTGNTGIGTSSLNAESITPSSYHSSVVNGGNSNSTNVNIDKGAIQINSTGDVQYDADTLLRRLEQSIMAQRNKSLGGA
- a CDS encoding phage tail assembly chaperone gives rise to the protein MTNVTDFLRENVESANQEEEIKFKRFKSPFKIKGLSGEDVTEIRSLATKRVLNKKTHQYEQQTDQNKFASEVIVASVVSPDLRNAELQKSWGALGEPEKVLGRMLTAGEYNKLSEKVMDLSGLNESLDDDVEEAKN
- a CDS encoding phage tail tube protein: MMAVQEFMNGRDAISTKDATLTVEIDGQVYKVMECNKFTAKWEKNKEDVQTLGSHVKRKKTTSIEGTGTLGGYLVNSLWLQKAIPYVNDGSDLYFTATLTIEDKTSKTGKQVVMLTEVNLDDINIADFEADDGVMEWESDFTFEGSQVIQAFDGLE
- a CDS encoding phage tail sheath family protein; the protein is MAGTWKAQNKRRPGAYVNVKGTGDATSESSVGRLLMISDASLDWGAKGIISLTSGSNFKAKLGTDLDNEQLLALKEALKGAETVLFLNPNGGEAAKGTAENSPFNFTANYPGLKGNDISVSIEPEIVVNGAMPTKATVTTLFGASIVDQRIITATDIEKFSNDFVTATPVDNPVLPTSAISIKLSDGITNKVEVTDLLNDALENENYSVVTTGGIDTKSNIHALLVEAVKRLREDEGIKVRAVVPGDDSTTTYNYEGVSVVGNGFVESDGRIIDTTNAAAFFAGVSASADAGTSLTYYTVSDAMEASPKLNNEKTINALNAGQIVFTTRPGQRVVVEQDINSLTKFTADRPKEFSKNRVIRTIDDICTNSVDVFEQTFLGKVGNDANGRDLFKANRIAYLSNLQQNGIIQSFDNADVVVEKGNDSDSILVNIAVIPVDSMEKLYMTLVVR
- a CDS encoding phage tail terminator family protein, whose product is MIDLTERIANQIADIFPDYTIYSENQASGFNVPSFYIARTTTRVTPRLNEIQDRLYGYEIVFFAENNVQIEKVSESLLNSFTEIKNYASIRNKELVQNTDEKTVILTFDVFIRAAKQNNNILQERMDLNAKSKKA
- a CDS encoding HK97 gp10 family phage protein; this encodes MSLGEVDDAQFQEFAKKVEGQINSGGLKQKISKSTKRIGEQSLRILKSNTPVDEGNLRRSWTADGPGFGAGGWTIRLTNNAEYASFVELGHRQTPGRYVPAIHKRLKASWVAGHFFMHKSMGQIEGQIPRLLDPEVAKVMRDLFDD
- a CDS encoding capsid protein, yielding MPDLINYATSYQQAIQTAFYDGHLYSADLWNSPSNALIKWDGAKHYKLPRLNITEGRQDRKRREITVPHANYSNDWDSYEVKNERYWSTLVDPSDVDETNMVVSIANITRQFNLTEKMPEKDRYMYSHLFLEKQNLDGTKGIHTDTLDEKNILQAFDDMMTNFDEASIPSNNRILYVNPVVNGILKRADAMNRQIVISDPGNITRTVHSLDQVTIKVVPSNLMQTKFDFEIGSKEVADAKQIQMLLIYNGVQVAPEKYSFVGFDAPTAITSGNYVYYEQSYDDVNLLQTKSAGIEFVVADKVATPNDDAKKDASK